The Chitinimonas arctica region CGCGACGAGGCTTCGCTGGCTTTGGAAGCGCTGCTCGATCAAGGCACGGGACTACGCGTGCCGCAAGCTTGCCTAGCCGAGACGGCCGAGTTTGTCCGCGATATGGAGGGGCTGGCGAAAAACCTGCACGATGCCATCCTGCGGGAAGGTTACGAACTGTGCCGGGTATGGTTGGGCATGGTGCCGGAGTAGGCTAGTCCTCGGTCGCTCAATTTGCGTTGGCCGGCACGACCAGGTTTGCCGTGACGGCCGGCTGCTGCTTGGGTAGGCAGATGCGGAAGCGGCTGCCTTTGCCCACCTCGCTCTCGAGCTCGATGCGGCCACCATGCTTCTGCACGATGCCGTAGGACAGCGACAAACCCAGGCCGGTGCCCTTGCCGACCGGTTTGGTGGTGAAGAAGGGGTCGAAGATACGCATGCGGTTTTCCGGCGAGATGCCGCTGCCGTTGTCCTCGAATTCCACCCAGGCTTGCTTCTCGTCCTGGCCCGTGCGTATCCAGATCGTGCCGAAGTTCTGCATCGCATGGCTGGCGTTGACCAGCATATTCATGAATACCTGGTTCAGCTGCGACGGCAGGCAGACGATTTCCGGCAGGTCACCGTATTCCTTGATGACCTTCGCCCGGTACTTGATTTCGCTGTGGACGATATTCAGCGTGCTATCGAGGCAATGGTGCAGGTCGGCCACTTCCCATGTGTCGTTCGCATCCAGGCGCGAAAAGTCTTTCAGGTCCTGCACGATCTTCTTGACCCGGAGGATGCCCTCCTTGGATTCGTTCAGCAGCGCGCCCAGGTCGTCGCGAAGGAATTGCACATCGATTTGCTGCTTGGCCAAACGTAGTTCGCCGTCCCGCACCGTTGCCGGCAGATGCTCTTCCAATTGTTCGTAGCGGTTCAGCAGCTTGAACAGATCGTCGATATAGGCTTGTAGGGTGTTGAGATTGGAATTGACATAGCCGATGGGATTATTGATCTCATGCGCCACGCCGGCGGCAAGCTGGCCGATCGAGGCCATTTTTTCCGATTGCAGCAACTGGCTTTGCATTTGTGCCAGGCGTTGATTCAGCAACAGCACGGCCTCGTTCGGGCTCGTTGGATCAATACTGGGATTGCTTTCGCCCAACGACATGTCCTGGCTATTCATTGTGGTCTCCCCGCTGCTATCAGGGTAGTCGGGCTTGCGGCAAAAGCGAAGGTCCAGGGATGCACTGATTTGATGCGCTAACGAGCGTGGGGTGCGTGGTTGTTGCCCCTCTAGGGCTTACAACCTTAGCCCGGGCGGCCACTGCCTACTCCGCGCACCGCCTCAACGGTGTGTTGTTTGTGCTCACCTCCGGCATCCCGTGGGAGGATTGGCCTCAGGAACCGGGTTTCGACAGCGGCATGACCTGCTGGCGGCGTCTGCGCGACTGGCAATCCCCCAGTACCTGGGATCGTCTGCATCTGGCTTTGCGTCACTAAAGCAAATCTATAACTCGCATGCTTCGCAAAAAGCGGCCCGGCCATGGGAGACTGGGCTGGATTTGACCGGGAAAAATGCGACGCAGCGGAAATTATCCAAATTCAATGCCTGGAAGGCGCATAAATTCAGAAAATGGACTGCGCGTGAAGAATAGAAGCGACCGGAATATATCAAGCTTACTTCGGTATATCAATACTTAGGACCGTCAAGTCGTCGCCTACGCATTCCATTACTTCAGCTTTTCTATTGCGCAGGAATTGCTCGTTCGTCAGATTGTCGGCGAATTCTGCAGCCTTTGAAGTGCTGAAATTTGCATTTTCGGGTAGCGGAATCTGCTTATGTGTAGTGACCAGAGTACTGCCATTTTTTTTCGTACTTCGCTCGGGATGTTCCTTGGTAAAGAGCCCGTCGGTAGCCAGCGTTAGCTTAAGGTCGCCTTCTTCCATTTTTATATCATTGAATGAGAGTAGTTCCTTGGCGACTACGGCCAATGAGAGTTTTTCCTCGCCGCGCTTCAGGCCGGAAAATGCATCCCGTGTTGCAGGGAAGGGCAGGGGGCGGAACACGGGCTGAAGGGTTTTTTCGTCATAAATACAGAGATTTTTCGCTTCCAGCAGCGTCTTTGTCCGTTCGCCTTGTATTATCGCTATGGTGTCGCCGGTCCCGAAACCCACCGCGTGAATTTCCGGGGCTTCTCCCTTTTTTGCGGCTTGATTGTAGAAGCCAACGGCAGAGAATGATGCTGTTGACGCGATTGCGCCTTCTAGCAGGGCGTTGACGCGTTCAAAAGCGGGCTCCACGACCAGCTGCTTGATTTCTGCGGGCGTTCTATTTTTTCCTTCACAGAATTGAATGACGTGGTTCAGAATAATCATGGCGAATGTACCTATATATTCAACCTCGGCATGCTGGGCTGTCACGCCGCACCCATCCAATATGACAGCCATGGGGTAATTATTTTTGTTCTTCCCTCCCAGCACACAGTCGGCACTATGGGTTTTCCTCGCGGCTTGGCTTGCATCTGGCTTGGGGTTTCGAAAAGTACTGCCCGTCGTGTAATGGATCGACGTGGCAAGCGTCCCGGTCTGAAATTTCTCGGCGAAGCCTGGTGTACTGGACTGATTGTCGTTCGTTACAAGCGGAACGGCCGCTGACGCCTCTATGCGGATTAACCATTCGGGAGGCTTGCGATCCCGTTTTTTTTGTGCGTCGCCTAGGCAAGCGTCAACGACCTGTTTGGCATCCTTGAGCGTGTTGGCATCCTTGAGCGTGTCGAATCTATGCGCAAGCTTATGTGCGCACGTATTGCCGCTGAAGCCGCGGCTAAAAAAATCGTACACACCTGCGAAAAAATTCCCTGCCTTCGATTTTCTAATACTGCTTTCGTTTTCAAGATATCGTGTACTGGAAAAGGAGCCGTTGTCGGCTTTTTGAATCAAATATTCGCGATTTTCATCTTCAAGATGCAGAATATAGCTTTCTCCTTGTTCTAGTAAATCAGCCATGTTTTCATATAGCGTCGTGGAAACTGAGTTGTAATTTTGGCAGAGTATTGTGGTATGCATGGAAATTCTTTCTAAATGCGATCAGCTATGATGATTTTATATGCCTGGCAATAATGTTCTTATTTTTTTATGATAAGGTTGTGGGAATTAGACAAGATGATAAGGCTTGGCAGGGCTTTGCACCCGAGTGTCACGAAAGGTTGAGGTTCAGCCGATTGATGCGGATGTCATTATTTCAGTCGGCGTGCTTACGCTTTTTACTTGGCTCTACCTTGTAAGTGGTTGGTGGCGGATTGAGAGTATCGTGAGACGCCTTGCCGCGCTGCAGTACCAGAAAACGGCGTAACCACGCTTACTTACAGCACGCTCGTATGGCGATATAGCGGCAAGTCTTCGCGATGAGCCGTTGTGCATCAAATCGGTTGAAGTCCATAAGCAGTTCTCCCGGCGCCGTGGCAGTTCTCTGCCATGCATATCGCCCACAGCCAAGAGCGGCTAACAGAATCTTTCCGGCCTTGTCGCGCGAGCTTGCCATACCCAAGTACTGGCTGCGCTTGCAGGCCGGAGCCACTTCGCTGTTTTTGTTAGCGGCTCTAAACTAAGCGAGGGAACGGTTCATTTGCCACGGACCTTGAACACCCAGCGGTGCGGAGCCGTTGCCCCGCAAGGGCTTACCACCCTTGCCCGGGCGGCTCCTGCCTTCTTCTTGCGGGGATTGCCGGGTGGTGAACCGAAGTTTGAGTACGCGCAACATTTCCGTGCGTCCCCGGTAGGCGTTGCAAATGTGTGAATACGGCGCGAGCCCCGCGTCTTGCCGGCCGATGGCGGTAGATCAAGGCTTTCTCGTGCATGGCGCTCGTTTTCACCTGCCATGCAAGGCGGGGAGGGTCGCCCGGACGTGGCTGAAACAGCACGGTTCGCCTGCGCCGATAACGCCTCGGGCCTTGAAAATGCTAAAGTCTTGCCTGTGTGATCAGGCTTTGGCCAGAATGGATTCGCGCTTACCGAAACCCTGAAAACAGGCGGCAATCGGATCGAGCTCGACTCTCCGCTTTACACTTCTTCAATTCATAGGTGGGCAGAATGAAATTACTGAAATCGGCCATGCGTGGCTTTGCGCTGATGGGCTTGCTGGCGGCGGTAAATGCCCAGGCGGATAGCGTGGATGCCATCAAGAGCCGTGGCGTGCTGACGGTAGGCGTAGTGATCGATCCGCCGTTCGGCATCAAGAACAAGGATGGTTCCATATCCGGCTACGACGTCGACTTCGCCTTCGCCATCGCGAAGAAGCTGGGCGTCAAGCCGGTCGTACTGGAACTGGAGGCGGAAGACCGCGTGGCCGCCTTGAACAATCGCAAGATCGATATCCTGACCGCCTTCACCAAAACCTTCGAACGCGAAAAATTGGTGAGTTTCAGCAATGGCTATTTCGTTACCGGCCAGAAGTTCGTCGCCAAGATCGGCAAGATCAAGGAAATGAACGACGCCAAAGCCCTTTCCATCGGCGCGGTGCGTGGCACCACGGCGGAAAAGACCATCAAACAAGAATTGCCGACCACGTCCGTCATCAGCTTTGTCGATATCGATGAAGCCTTCAAGTTCCTGCAGCAGGGCAAGATCGATGCGGTGACCTATGACGAGCCCATCCTGGCAGGTAAATTGAGCCAGATGCCGGGCAAGCAGCAATACGAGATCAGCCCGGTCTCGGTGTCGGTCAAGGCCTATGGCATCGCCGTATTCAAGGGCGAAAAACGCCTGGTGAATGTGATCAACGATACCTTGGGTGAAATGGAGCGGGCCGGTGATGCCGAGCGCATCTTCAATCGCTGGTTCGGTCCCACCACCACCTCGCCGCTGCCGCGGGTCTTCAAGATTCAAAGCTGAGCGAACACGTTCCGGAAATGAAGAAAGGCACCCAGGGAACCTCACCCAAGGTGCCTTTCTTGTTTCTGGATTCTGCGATCAGCCTCTGCGTTGCATGGCCGTGGCAAAGAAGCATCGCAGGCATGGATATCTAACCGAACAGCATTTGAAGACTTGCCACTGCCGTATATCGATTCAGGCAAAGGCCGTATTTCCAGCCCGGTGTGGTACTGGCAGTCTTTTAAAGATGCTAGATAACGATGCCGCCTACAAGTGCCTGTTCTCCTATCCGCACTCGGTCGAGAAGCTGCTGCGTGAGTTTATCCGCGAGGACTGGGTAAAACAGCTGGATTTCGCCTCTCTGGAGCGCATCAACGGCAGCTTTGTCAGCGACCGCTGGCGCCGGCAGATGAGCGATGTGGTCTGGAAGGTGCGGCTGGCGGATCAGGATCTTTACGTCTGCCTGCTATTGGAATTCCAATCCTCGATCGATCCCATCATGGCGCTGCGGGTAGCCAGCTACGTGCTGCAGTTGTATCTGGACCTTTGCAAGGACTCGAAGCCACTGCCCCTGACCGCCAGCGGCAAGCTCCCGCCGGTCCTCCCAATCGTTCTGTACAACGGCGAGCCGCGCTGGAGCGCGCCACTTGAACTGGACGAACTGATCGAAGCCGGCCCTGGCTGCTTACCGGATTACAGGCCTCACATGCGTCATTTTCTATTGGACCAGGGCGCCTATCGGGAGCAAGATTTCACGGAGCTGGATAACGTCGCGGTGGCTATCTTTCGGCTGGAAAATGCGAAACGTCCGGATGCCATGGTCGGCATTCTATGCGGGCTTCTGCGCTATTTGGCGGCACCGGAGCATGCAGGGCTGCGGCGGGCCCTGACAAATTGGCTCACCCGGGTATTGATACCCACCAAATTCAAGCAATTGGATTGGTCGGTGGCACAGTTGAACGAGGTAAGCGATTTGCAAGGAGTAGAAACGATGTTGGCGAACGATGTAGAGCGCTGGATGGAAGAATGGGTACAGAAGGGGAAGGCGGAAGGCCTGGAAGAGGGGCTGGAAAAGGGCGAGGCTAAACTGCTGCGCCGTCAGCTCCTGCGCAAATTCGACCCGCTACCGGATTGGGTGGAAGAGCGGCTGAGCGGCGCAAGCACCGAGCAATTGGAAAGCTGGGGTGACCAGATTTTGACCGCCAGCAGTGTTGATGAGGTGTTCGCGCCGCATTGATCGGCAGTTCTTGCAAAATTTGCCCCTACTAGCTTGCCTCAAGGTCCGCCTCTTGGAAGATCGCTACCATCAGCGTGTGTTCCGGCCCTTGCTCTGGCCGCAAATTTGGCACACCAGGCCAAGAGTGACATCACCTCCCGGACGGCGAGACGGAAGAGCATAAACTGTTTTTTTAAGCCAGAAAAAAGCGCCCAAGATGTGATCAAGGGCGCTTCTTTTTTGGCCGGAACCGTTTACGCGAGCAACTTGGCTTCGGTCTTGCCGTACTTCAGGGTCTTTTCGTCCGGCAGGAACAGGCCGGTATGCTCGTTGCGGCCCTGCAGGATAAAGCGTGCATGCGCCTGGCCAATGGTGGCGGCGGCTTTTTGGCTGTTCGCACCGATCTCGCCCTTCTTCAGGCGGTTCACGATCACGCCCAGCTTGGTGTCGGCGAAATCGCGCATCATCCAGGCATCGCCGTCGCTGTCGCCCGCCACCAACAAGGGGCCATAGCCCTTGGCCTTCACCAGCACATTCTGGATGCCGGTCGTCTTGCCCGGACCCCAGTTGAAG contains the following coding sequences:
- a CDS encoding ATP-binding protein; this translates as MNSQDMSLGESNPSIDPTSPNEAVLLLNQRLAQMQSQLLQSEKMASIGQLAAGVAHEINNPIGYVNSNLNTLQAYIDDLFKLLNRYEQLEEHLPATVRDGELRLAKQQIDVQFLRDDLGALLNESKEGILRVKKIVQDLKDFSRLDANDTWEVADLHHCLDSTLNIVHSEIKYRAKVIKEYGDLPEIVCLPSQLNQVFMNMLVNASHAMQNFGTIWIRTGQDEKQAWVEFEDNGSGISPENRMRIFDPFFTTKPVGKGTGLGLSLSYGIVQKHGGRIELESEVGKGSRFRICLPKQQPAVTANLVVPANAN
- a CDS encoding Rpn family recombination-promoting nuclease/putative transposase; protein product: MLDNDAAYKCLFSYPHSVEKLLREFIREDWVKQLDFASLERINGSFVSDRWRRQMSDVVWKVRLADQDLYVCLLLEFQSSIDPIMALRVASYVLQLYLDLCKDSKPLPLTASGKLPPVLPIVLYNGEPRWSAPLELDELIEAGPGCLPDYRPHMRHFLLDQGAYREQDFTELDNVAVAIFRLENAKRPDAMVGILCGLLRYLAAPEHAGLRRALTNWLTRVLIPTKFKQLDWSVAQLNEVSDLQGVETMLANDVERWMEEWVQKGKAEGLEEGLEKGEAKLLRRQLLRKFDPLPDWVEERLSGASTEQLESWGDQILTASSVDEVFAPH
- a CDS encoding transporter substrate-binding domain-containing protein; this encodes MKLLKSAMRGFALMGLLAAVNAQADSVDAIKSRGVLTVGVVIDPPFGIKNKDGSISGYDVDFAFAIAKKLGVKPVVLELEAEDRVAALNNRKIDILTAFTKTFEREKLVSFSNGYFVTGQKFVAKIGKIKEMNDAKALSIGAVRGTTAEKTIKQELPTTSVISFVDIDEAFKFLQQGKIDAVTYDEPILAGKLSQMPGKQQYEISPVSVSVKAYGIAVFKGEKRLVNVINDTLGEMERAGDAERIFNRWFGPTTTSPLPRVFKIQS